The following are encoded together in the Flavihumibacter fluvii genome:
- a CDS encoding prohibitin family protein: MTFLIIGILLFLVSLGLSRSEEPARRFASTARSIGIAIAMVGIFTSCIIQIDAGHIGVKKLFGKVQKDVLSSGLHFINPLLEIEKMDVKTQNYTMSGVHDEGLKTGDDAIRVLTADGLEVTIDLSVLYHVITNDAPMLLQETGTDYEDKIVRPITRTRIRDNAVYYDAVALYSTKRDEFQQRIFKSIESDFKQRGLLLENLLVRNITLPQSVKATIEQKINAEQDAQKMQFVLQKEKQEAERKRVEAQGIADYQRIISESLTDRQLQYESIKAQLEIAKSQNAKVIIMGKGNTPVILDSKNQ, from the coding sequence ATGACCTTCCTGATAATTGGCATTCTGTTGTTCTTAGTTTCACTGGGATTGAGCCGCAGTGAGGAGCCTGCGAGAAGATTTGCCTCAACCGCCAGGAGTATCGGTATCGCTATTGCAATGGTCGGAATATTTACATCCTGCATCATCCAGATCGATGCCGGACATATAGGTGTTAAAAAATTATTCGGCAAGGTGCAGAAAGATGTGCTCAGCAGTGGCCTCCATTTTATTAATCCTCTGCTGGAAATAGAAAAGATGGATGTGAAAACACAAAACTATACGATGAGTGGTGTGCATGATGAAGGTTTAAAAACAGGGGATGATGCGATCAGGGTATTAACGGCAGATGGACTGGAAGTAACAATTGACCTGTCTGTCCTTTACCATGTGATCACTAATGATGCCCCGATGTTACTGCAGGAAACAGGAACTGATTATGAAGACAAGATCGTACGGCCTATTACCCGAACGCGCATCCGTGATAATGCAGTTTACTATGATGCCGTGGCTTTGTATTCGACCAAGCGCGATGAATTCCAGCAGCGGATCTTCAAGAGCATAGAATCAGATTTTAAACAACGCGGGTTGTTGTTGGAAAACCTGTTGGTGCGGAATATCACCTTACCACAATCTGTAAAAGCGACCATTGAGCAGAAGATCAATGCCGAGCAGGATGCGCAGAAAATGCAGTTTGTTTTGCAGAAAGAAAAGCAGGAAGCAGAGCGGAAAAGAGTGGAAGCCCAGGGTATAGCCGATTACCAGCGGATCATTAGTGAAAGCCTGACTGACCGGCAGTTACAATATGAAAGTATTAAGGCCCAGCTGGAGATCGCGAAATCCCAGAATGCGAAAGTGATCATTATGGGAAAAGGAAATACGCCGGTAATTTTGGATAGTAAAAACCAATGA
- a CDS encoding POTRA domain-containing protein, producing MLTVRILIVLLCLNAKVFAQPMNSNGPATSNAPNISTVDPAKKLFYIKKITVVGNKHTKDYIIKRELLFKEKDSVVLYDMVNQFELSKEQLINTRLFNTVVINLKSFDGYGVNVEVVVTERWYIFPVPYFNVVDRNFQAWADKGYSISRINYGLKFIHFNTTGRKDLLNLFVISGYSRQLLLSYNQPVADKTLKYGYGFTVGYNAVKEINVKTLNNKQIFLKSDSIEKAGTFLQELMGATFQVNYRPKLRTNHIFLVGYHWNKVDPVVVKVNPTYMSRDSGTSVNYPEFGYAIKYVNADYLPYMQKGEVGEVSLLRKGFIGDVDLWMLRAKGTKAWKFRNNFSYSATLNGVVKVPFDQPYTQQRLFGYGDFYLRGLEKYVIDGAVGAVLNQTFRKQVAAFNFRLPVLSETHNHIPFRIYMKTYADAGISYNKNSMYNPLDNKFLYSAGAGLDIVTLYDLVMRFEYSFNQKGETGFFFHLKNEF from the coding sequence GTGCTTACTGTTCGGATTCTTATTGTATTGCTTTGCCTTAATGCAAAGGTTTTTGCCCAGCCCATGAATTCAAATGGGCCGGCAACTTCAAATGCCCCAAATATTTCAACTGTCGATCCCGCTAAAAAGTTATTCTATATCAAGAAGATCACGGTTGTTGGGAATAAGCACACGAAGGATTATATCATTAAACGGGAATTGCTGTTTAAAGAGAAAGATTCTGTGGTATTATATGACATGGTCAACCAGTTCGAATTAAGCAAGGAACAATTGATCAATACACGCCTGTTTAATACTGTCGTCATCAACCTGAAAAGTTTTGATGGTTACGGTGTAAACGTTGAAGTGGTGGTTACGGAACGATGGTATATTTTCCCTGTTCCGTATTTCAACGTGGTAGACCGCAATTTCCAGGCCTGGGCCGATAAGGGGTATAGCATATCTCGTATCAACTATGGTTTAAAATTCATCCACTTTAATACGACAGGAAGGAAAGACCTGTTAAACCTCTTCGTCATTTCAGGATACTCCCGGCAATTATTGCTTTCATATAACCAGCCTGTGGCAGACAAAACCTTGAAATATGGTTATGGATTTACCGTTGGCTATAACGCCGTAAAAGAAATTAATGTAAAGACATTAAATAATAAGCAGATATTCCTGAAATCAGATTCAATTGAGAAAGCCGGCACATTCCTGCAGGAACTCATGGGCGCTACTTTCCAGGTGAATTACCGCCCGAAACTGAGGACCAACCATATTTTCCTGGTGGGTTACCATTGGAATAAAGTTGACCCGGTTGTGGTGAAAGTGAATCCTACGTATATGAGCCGGGACAGCGGCACTTCAGTTAATTACCCGGAATTTGGTTATGCTATAAAGTATGTGAATGCCGACTATTTACCATACATGCAAAAAGGGGAGGTTGGGGAAGTAAGCCTGTTGCGAAAGGGGTTCATCGGGGATGTGGACCTGTGGATGCTAAGAGCCAAAGGCACAAAGGCGTGGAAATTCAGGAACAATTTTTCCTATTCAGCTACTTTGAATGGTGTCGTTAAAGTACCTTTCGATCAACCGTATACACAGCAAAGGCTCTTTGGGTATGGAGATTTCTATTTACGCGGACTCGAAAAATATGTCATCGATGGCGCTGTAGGTGCTGTACTCAACCAGACCTTCAGGAAACAGGTCGCGGCATTTAATTTCCGCCTTCCTGTATTGAGTGAAACACACAACCATATTCCCTTCAGGATATACATGAAGACTTACGCAGATGCAGGTATTTCTTACAATAAAAATTCCATGTATAATCCCCTCGATAATAAATTCCTCTATAGTGCTGGTGCCGGATTGGATATTGTAACCTTATACGACCTTGTTATGCGGTTTGAATATAGTTTTAACCAAAAGGGCGAGACCGGGTTTTTCTTTCATCTCAAGAATGAGTTTTAA
- a CDS encoding nucleoside permease yields the protein MKRSTGASLAIMMFLQYFIWSAWYVTMGTYMKTNLGSSDVQVGAAFSALAIATMISPFFVGMVADRFFAAQRIMGVLHLVGAALLFLATKITGNTAFYWVILVYSLMYMPTIALSNSVAFSQMTDPGKQFPWIRVFGTIGWIVAGTLVGNLGIEKSANTFMLAAAMSAALGLFSFFLPDTPPKGKLEKVSGAQAIGADAFILFKNKPYLVFFIAAILVCIPLSFYYGFANPFLNEIGMTNAAGKMILGQVSEGVFILAIPFLFNRIGVKNMLILGILAWILRYVLFAYGYGDPNSWMLFGGIILHGICYDFFFVTGYMYTEKKAGEKIKNAAQGLFTFATYGLGMFIGTWFSGFVANHYQTDGGHNWQGIWMVPAGIATAVLVYFLLFFKEKKDIAPAAV from the coding sequence ATGAAAAGATCCACCGGAGCCAGCCTGGCCATCATGATGTTCCTGCAATATTTTATCTGGAGTGCCTGGTATGTGACCATGGGTACTTATATGAAGACCAACCTGGGTTCTTCAGATGTGCAGGTGGGTGCCGCTTTTAGTGCGCTGGCCATCGCAACAATGATTTCACCCTTTTTTGTAGGAATGGTTGCGGATCGCTTTTTTGCCGCACAAAGGATCATGGGGGTATTACATCTTGTCGGTGCTGCATTATTATTCCTGGCTACAAAAATCACGGGTAATACCGCTTTTTACTGGGTGATCCTGGTGTATTCTCTGATGTATATGCCTACCATCGCCCTGTCTAATAGTGTCGCCTTTTCTCAGATGACCGACCCTGGTAAACAGTTTCCCTGGATCAGGGTCTTTGGCACCATCGGCTGGATCGTTGCCGGTACACTCGTGGGTAATCTGGGGATTGAAAAATCGGCGAATACTTTTATGCTAGCTGCAGCGATGTCGGCAGCACTCGGACTATTTTCTTTCTTCCTGCCCGATACGCCGCCGAAAGGCAAACTCGAAAAAGTGTCCGGCGCACAGGCTATAGGTGCCGATGCCTTCATTTTATTTAAGAACAAACCTTACCTGGTCTTTTTTATTGCTGCCATACTGGTATGTATTCCACTGTCTTTTTATTACGGGTTCGCCAATCCTTTCCTGAATGAGATCGGTATGACCAATGCCGCCGGGAAGATGATCCTTGGCCAGGTGTCTGAAGGGGTGTTCATCCTCGCTATTCCGTTTTTATTCAATCGCATTGGGGTGAAGAATATGCTGATCCTGGGTATCCTGGCCTGGATCCTGCGCTATGTGCTGTTTGCTTATGGTTATGGTGATCCGAACAGCTGGATGCTATTTGGTGGGATTATACTGCACGGTATCTGTTACGATTTCTTTTTCGTAACAGGCTACATGTACACTGAGAAGAAAGCAGGGGAGAAGATCAAGAACGCTGCGCAGGGACTCTTCACATTTGCCACCTATGGCCTCGGTATGTTTATCGGCACCTGGTTCTCCGGTTTCGTAGCCAATCATTACCAAACAGATGGTGGCCACAACTGGCAGGGCATCTGGATGGTGCCCGCGGGCATCGCTACAGCCGTCCTGGTCTATTTCCTGTTGTTTTTCAAGGAGAAGAAAGATATCGCCCCTGCGGCAGTATAG
- a CDS encoding PQQ-dependent sugar dehydrogenase, whose protein sequence is MPSFAIFLIITLLSACNRDDDSNGQPAENWPSDSIRVVKNNLNFPWEILWGKDDFIWMTERGGKISKIDPKTGSVVSATVLPDVVSRGEGGLLGMVQHPDFLSNGFIFVVYNYSSGGNYREKLVRLKFAGNSLIEPVTLLDNIPASGIHNGSRLLIGTGNDPKLFITTGDASNSSQAQNANSLSGKILRLNLDGSIPADNPFAGSPIWSLGHRNPQGLVQVEGRVYASEHGPNVEDEVNIIEKGRNYGWPNVTGPCNGSESDFCTTNSVKEPIWSTGSVTLAVAGLDYYNNSRIPAWQNSLLLTTLKDATLYRHQLSADGRTIIATTPYFDGRWGRLRDICVSPAGRVYICTSNGGNRDLLVEISQPE, encoded by the coding sequence ATGCCATCATTCGCCATTTTTCTCATTATTACTTTGCTGTCTGCTTGTAACCGGGATGATGACAGTAACGGGCAACCTGCTGAAAATTGGCCGTCAGACAGCATCCGTGTTGTAAAAAATAACCTGAATTTTCCCTGGGAAATTTTATGGGGTAAGGATGATTTTATTTGGATGACGGAACGTGGCGGCAAGATCAGCAAAATCGATCCTAAAACGGGTAGTGTGGTGTCCGCAACCGTTTTACCCGATGTGGTCAGCAGGGGCGAAGGTGGGTTACTGGGTATGGTCCAACACCCCGATTTTTTGTCCAACGGTTTTATTTTTGTGGTCTATAATTATTCCTCCGGCGGCAATTACCGTGAGAAACTTGTCCGGTTGAAATTTGCCGGCAATTCGCTCATCGAACCGGTCACCCTGCTCGATAATATTCCTGCTTCAGGTATTCACAATGGCTCCAGGTTACTTATCGGTACGGGCAATGACCCCAAATTATTCATCACCACCGGCGATGCTTCTAATTCGTCACAGGCGCAAAATGCCAACTCTTTGAGTGGCAAGATCCTGCGACTGAACCTTGATGGCAGTATACCGGCGGACAACCCGTTTGCTGGCAGTCCCATCTGGAGCCTGGGTCACAGGAATCCACAGGGATTGGTCCAGGTGGAAGGTCGCGTCTACGCTTCCGAGCATGGTCCAAATGTGGAAGATGAGGTCAATATCATCGAAAAGGGCCGCAACTATGGCTGGCCCAATGTCACTGGCCCTTGTAACGGGAGTGAATCGGACTTTTGTACAACCAATTCCGTAAAAGAACCCATCTGGTCCACCGGATCAGTAACCCTGGCTGTTGCCGGCCTCGATTATTATAACAACTCCCGGATTCCCGCCTGGCAGAACTCACTTTTGTTAACAACCCTTAAAGATGCCACCCTGTACAGGCACCAGCTAAGTGCGGATGGCCGAACCATAATCGCCACCACGCCATATTTTGACGGGCGCTGGGGCCGCTTACGGGACATTTGCGTATCTCCGGCCGGCCGGGTTTACATCTGCACCAGCAATGGCGGAAACAGGGACCTGCTGGTTGAAATCAGCCAGCCTGAATAA